One genomic window of Acidobacteriota bacterium includes the following:
- a CDS encoding zinc ribbon domain-containing protein: MYSQSDKSFAFDLCMRCQAAIHEHDRFCRHCGAELNEYTELLAIADLLNRKTANDLRKESSLYTTVPFGQLDSRRPVSSPLARRITTELAANGNRFARRTTMVLITVPIWLMMILLSPFDAYAAAKLIAKRM, encoded by the coding sequence ATGTATTCACAATCGGACAAATCATTTGCATTTGATCTTTGCATGAGATGCCAGGCGGCGATTCACGAACACGACAGGTTTTGTCGCCATTGCGGCGCGGAGCTTAACGAATACACGGAGTTGTTGGCGATTGCCGATTTGCTGAATCGCAAAACCGCCAACGACCTGAGAAAAGAATCGTCCCTGTATACAACCGTGCCGTTTGGGCAACTGGACAGCCGCCGACCGGTTTCATCGCCGCTGGCCAGACGCATTACCACGGAATTGGCGGCAAACGGCAATCGGTTCGCACGGCGAACAACGATGGTTCTGATCACGGTTCCGATCTGGCTGATGATGATTTTGCTTTCGCCCTTCGATGCGTACGCTGCGGCAAAGCTCATCGCCAAACGGATGTGA